A window from Pedobacter africanus encodes these proteins:
- a CDS encoding cell division protein FtsX yields the protein MEEFEVSDASKKTKTIYISTIFSIALVLLMLGMLGLILVHAKNLSNYVKENIVLNIIVDEGAKETEVLAFQKELNANPAIKSTVYVNKEMAARNLTTDLGEDFVNFLGYNPLLSTIDVYLKADFANNKSIDALKANIGKNPIVKEVIYQSSLIDMVNKNINTIGLIILGFAVILLVISVALINNTIRLAIYSQRFLIKSMQLVGATRNFIRKPFILIAALHGLIAAFIAILILLGILYYAQKEIPEMIILRSYSEFGIVLIGLVGVGIFITAISTSFAVGKYLNLKIYDLYR from the coding sequence ATGGAAGAATTTGAAGTTAGTGATGCTTCTAAGAAGACAAAAACCATTTATATTTCTACTATTTTCAGCATCGCCCTGGTTTTATTGATGCTTGGAATGCTGGGATTGATTTTAGTGCATGCGAAAAACCTTTCAAACTACGTAAAAGAAAATATTGTTTTAAATATCATTGTAGACGAGGGCGCTAAGGAAACAGAAGTACTTGCTTTCCAAAAAGAACTGAATGCCAACCCTGCCATCAAGAGTACAGTTTATGTAAACAAGGAAATGGCTGCCAGAAACCTGACTACAGATCTGGGCGAAGATTTTGTAAACTTTTTAGGTTACAACCCACTATTGTCTACCATCGATGTTTACCTGAAAGCAGATTTTGCGAATAACAAAAGTATTGATGCCCTGAAGGCAAACATTGGAAAAAACCCAATCGTTAAAGAAGTAATCTACCAGAGTTCGCTGATAGATATGGTGAACAAGAACATCAACACCATAGGGCTAATCATTTTGGGTTTTGCAGTGATATTACTGGTCATTTCTGTCGCCCTGATCAACAATACCATTCGCCTCGCTATTTACTCGCAGCGGTTCCTGATCAAAAGCATGCAGCTGGTAGGTGCAACAAGGAATTTTATACGTAAACCTTTCATTTTAATTGCGGCATTACATGGGTTAATTGCTGCGTTTATTGCCATTTTAATTTTGCTGGGCATCCTATACTATGCCCAGAAGGAAATCCCTGAAATGATCATATTAAGAAGTTATAGCGAATTTGGAATTGTACTGATCGGCCTGGTTGGTGTAGGCATTTTCATTACCGCTATCAGCACCTCATTTGCGGTAGGCAAATATTTAAATCTAAAAATTTACGACCTTTACAGATAA
- a CDS encoding DUF3098 domain-containing protein encodes MVEKKSAPASQGTKNELVFNKKNYQLLLISIAIVVVGFILMIGTTDIYDFRKTLLAPMVVLFGFGFGVYAILKK; translated from the coding sequence ATGGTAGAAAAAAAATCAGCACCTGCAAGTCAGGGCACAAAAAATGAACTTGTGTTCAATAAAAAGAATTATCAGTTGTTATTGATCAGCATTGCCATTGTTGTTGTTGGCTTTATCCTGATGATTGGCACTACAGACATCTATGATTTCCGTAAGACCTTACTGGCCCCAATGGTAGTTTTATTTGGCTTTGGCTTTGGTGTTTACGCCATTTTAAAAAAATAA
- a CDS encoding undecaprenyl-diphosphate phosphatase produces the protein MNYLQALILAVIEGLTEFLPVSSTGHMVIASSFMGIGKDDFVKLFEVAIQLGAILAVVVLYWKKFFNFSKWQFYVKLLIAVIPALFFGFLLNDFIDETLGNPLFIAVVLLLGGIVLLFIDKLFKNPTVSDEKEISNLTAFKIGCFQVLAVVFPGLSRSAATIIGGMQQKLTRHVAAEFSFFLAVPTMCAATGYKLLKGYHLLNAENVKLLLFGNLIAFIVAIIAIKSFIGFLSKHGFRIFGWYRIIIGVVLIALYYSGVEMNVL, from the coding sequence ATGAATTATTTACAAGCCCTTATTCTTGCTGTAATAGAGGGATTAACTGAGTTTTTGCCGGTTTCATCAACCGGCCATATGGTTATTGCCAGTTCCTTCATGGGAATCGGGAAAGATGATTTTGTGAAATTGTTTGAAGTTGCCATTCAGCTGGGCGCAATTTTAGCCGTGGTGGTTCTGTACTGGAAAAAGTTCTTCAACTTCAGCAAATGGCAATTCTACGTAAAGCTGCTCATTGCTGTGATACCCGCATTGTTTTTCGGATTTCTTTTAAACGATTTTATTGATGAAACGCTTGGAAACCCCCTTTTTATTGCTGTAGTCTTACTACTGGGCGGTATCGTATTGTTATTTATAGATAAACTTTTCAAAAACCCAACGGTAAGCGACGAAAAAGAGATCAGCAATTTAACTGCTTTTAAAATAGGATGTTTCCAGGTGCTTGCAGTTGTGTTTCCCGGACTAAGCAGGAGTGCAGCCACCATCATTGGCGGTATGCAGCAAAAACTAACCAGGCATGTTGCGGCCGAATTTTCATTTTTCCTGGCTGTACCCACCATGTGTGCCGCAACCGGGTATAAATTATTAAAGGGTTACCACTTGCTGAATGCAGAAAATGTTAAATTGCTGTTATTTGGTAACCTGATTGCATTTATTGTGGCAATTATCGCCATTAAATCTTTTATTGGCTTTTTGTCCAAACATGGCTTCCGTATTTTTGGCTGGTACAGAATAATTATTGGTGTGGTCCTGATTGCACTTTATTATTCAGGAGTTGAAATGAACGTATTGTAA
- the truB gene encoding tRNA pseudouridine(55) synthase TruB, whose product MTNHREEPTASKIFPDFNFAEGELLLINKPYEWTSFDVVGKIRNSLKPLKLKVGHAGTLDPLATGLLIICTGKLTKQIDNFQAEEKEYTGTMVLGATTPSFDLETAVDQQFPLDNLTEEAIYAATAPFIGDIQQYPPAHSAVKVNGERLYVKARRGEETELRLRNVTVPSFEITRIALPEVDFRIVCSKGTYIRSLISDFGKQLNNGAYLSKLVRTRSGSFLLQNAFEVKELVDYIRSKKTG is encoded by the coding sequence ATGACAAATCATCGAGAAGAGCCGACAGCAAGCAAAATATTTCCTGATTTTAACTTTGCCGAAGGAGAACTGTTGCTCATCAATAAACCTTATGAATGGACCAGTTTTGATGTTGTTGGAAAGATAAGGAACTCTTTAAAGCCCCTAAAGCTAAAAGTTGGCCATGCTGGCACTTTAGATCCGCTGGCCACCGGCCTGCTGATCATCTGTACCGGAAAGCTAACCAAACAGATAGATAACTTTCAGGCTGAAGAAAAAGAATATACAGGCACAATGGTGCTTGGGGCAACAACGCCTTCCTTTGACCTGGAGACAGCTGTAGATCAGCAATTTCCACTCGACAATCTTACGGAAGAGGCCATTTATGCAGCCACCGCACCTTTTATTGGGGACATACAACAATATCCACCTGCCCACTCCGCTGTAAAAGTAAATGGCGAACGCCTGTATGTAAAAGCACGTCGTGGTGAAGAAACAGAATTGCGGCTGCGCAATGTAACTGTACCTTCATTTGAAATCACCAGGATCGCATTACCTGAAGTTGATTTCCGGATTGTTTGCAGCAAAGGAACCTATATCAGGTCATTGATCTCTGATTTTGGTAAACAGCTAAACAATGGCGCTTACCTGTCCAAACTGGTTAGAACAAGAAGTGGAAGCTTTTTATTGCAAAATGCCTTTGAAGTAAAGGAACTGGTTGATTATATTAGGAGCAAAAAAACGGGATAA
- a CDS encoding YitT family protein: MRGHTKPTKLNFVKNVFLITCGIVSACFGLKSFLLPSGFIDGGVTGISLLVSNVTGLKLSYLIVLINVPFVLLGYRQIGKVFAIKTSVAISLLAISLIIAPFKPITHDPLLIAFFGGLFLGGGIGLAMRGGCVIDGTEVLALYISKHSTLTVGNIILILNIVIFSFAAILLSIDTALYAILTYLSASNTVDYIVNGIEQYTGVTVISEKNEQIRKFIINRMKRGVTIYKGEGGYGTKKDINILYTVVTKLEMGKLQTAIRQIDPDAFVIQQQIADIKGGVVKRQALH; this comes from the coding sequence ATGAGAGGGCATACCAAACCCACTAAGCTGAACTTTGTTAAAAACGTGTTTTTGATTACATGTGGCATTGTATCGGCATGCTTTGGCTTAAAAAGTTTTTTGCTCCCAAGTGGCTTTATTGATGGTGGGGTAACAGGTATCTCATTGCTGGTTAGCAACGTAACCGGGCTCAAGCTCTCTTACCTGATTGTATTGATCAATGTGCCTTTTGTACTGTTGGGTTATCGGCAAATAGGCAAAGTTTTTGCCATCAAAACGTCTGTTGCCATTTCTCTTCTGGCCATTTCACTGATCATAGCTCCTTTTAAACCCATCACACACGACCCCTTATTGATAGCCTTTTTTGGTGGTTTGTTCCTGGGGGGAGGTATAGGACTGGCCATGAGAGGTGGCTGTGTAATTGATGGGACAGAAGTACTCGCCCTATACATCAGCAAACACAGTACACTTACAGTAGGCAATATCATTTTGATCCTGAATATTGTGATCTTTTCCTTCGCCGCTATACTCTTAAGTATTGATACCGCACTGTATGCTATCCTCACTTATCTTTCGGCCTCAAATACCGTTGATTACATTGTAAACGGCATTGAACAATATACCGGTGTAACGGTAATTTCCGAAAAGAATGAACAGATCAGAAAGTTCATCATCAACAGGATGAAAAGGGGCGTTACCATATACAAGGGTGAAGGCGGGTACGGTACGAAAAAAGATATCAACATTTTATATACTGTTGTAACCAAACTTGAAATGGGAAAATTACAGACCGCAATCAGGCAAATTGATCCGGATGCCTTTGTAATACAACAGCAAATCGCAGACATAAAAGGCGGGGTGGTAAAACGCCAGGCCTTACATTAA
- a CDS encoding bifunctional riboflavin kinase/FAD synthetase codes for MKTYHHLSEFERLNNAVVTIGTFDGVHYGHQKIIKRLCELAKTTGGESVILTFFPHPRLIIDPENKDLKMINTIDEKADILARLGVDHLIITPFTRDFSNLSPAEYIKNILVDTIGVKQLIVGYDHRFGKDRKGGMPELKEMAKNYNYKIEMIPEQDINDVAVSSTKVRNALLNGEVALAAQYLGYNFSLHGRVIKGDKIGRTIGFPTANIFIGETYKLIPSDGIYAVTVDMSGQTFKGMAYIGQRPTINGMTRNIEVNIFDFNQEIYGQDITMTFLEFLRHDVKFTGLEALKLQLQQDKEDTLAYFNKM; via the coding sequence ATGAAAACATATCATCATCTCTCTGAGTTCGAACGCTTAAATAATGCAGTTGTCACTATTGGTACCTTTGATGGCGTACATTATGGCCACCAGAAAATCATTAAAAGGCTTTGCGAGCTGGCCAAAACAACTGGCGGTGAGAGTGTGATCCTAACTTTTTTTCCGCACCCGCGGTTGATCATTGATCCGGAAAATAAAGATTTAAAAATGATCAACACCATTGACGAAAAGGCAGACATATTGGCAAGACTGGGTGTGGATCACCTGATCATTACCCCCTTTACGCGTGATTTTTCGAACCTGAGCCCTGCGGAATACATCAAAAACATCCTGGTAGATACCATCGGCGTTAAACAATTGATTGTCGGTTACGATCATCGTTTTGGTAAGGACCGTAAAGGCGGTATGCCAGAGTTGAAAGAAATGGCCAAAAATTATAACTATAAAATAGAAATGATACCTGAGCAGGACATTAACGATGTTGCTGTAAGCTCTACTAAGGTCAGAAACGCACTTTTAAATGGTGAAGTAGCCCTGGCAGCTCAATACTTAGGTTACAACTTCTCATTACATGGCCGTGTAATTAAAGGCGATAAGATTGGCAGGACCATCGGTTTTCCTACCGCAAATATTTTTATCGGGGAGACCTACAAACTCATTCCCTCTGATGGAATCTACGCTGTAACGGTAGACATGTCTGGTCAGACTTTTAAAGGAATGGCCTATATCGGACAACGTCCCACAATTAATGGAATGACCAGGAATATTGAAGTAAATATCTTTGATTTCAACCAGGAAATCTATGGTCAGGACATTACCATGACTTTTCTTGAATTCCTGCGGCATGATGTGAAATTTACAGGACTGGAAGCGCTTAAGTTACAACTACAACAGGATAAGGAAGACACACTGGCCTACTTCAACAAAATGTAA
- a CDS encoding cation:proton antiporter domain-containing protein, with protein MIHLPVLITDLGLILAAAGVTTLLFKRIKQPLVLGYILAGLLVGPHIKFIPTVTDNESIHIWAEIGVIFLLFSLGLEFSFKKLVKVGGSASITAIVEVVFMLLIGFVAGKAMGWSTMDSIFLGGILSVSSTTIIIRAFEELGVKHKKFAGLVFGVLIVEDLVAILLLVLLSTLALSQQFAGAQMLISILKLAFFLVLWFIGGIFLVPTFLKATKKLMNDETMLVVSIALCLLMVLLAVKVGFSPALGAFIMGSILAETTQAERIEHLTKSVKDLFAAIFFVSVGMLIDPKILVDYAVPILIITLATILGKFLSSGMGALISGQPLKTSVQTGLSLAQIGEFSFIIATLGVSLKVTSDFLYPIAVAVSAITTFTTPYLIKASEPFYFFLERNLPKKWVEGLNRYSSSTAGITTMSDWKILLKSYTFNIIIHSVILTAIVFLGYRYLQPFITANLIDGNNGIVVSLVLTLVIMTPFLWALAIRRIERKAYSHLWLNKKYTRGPLVALEILRIALGIFFVGFLIFQFYNTWLAIAIAIILIVSGMFIFSRKLQGFYNRLESRFLLNLNEREAQNKQPEILPWDTHLAELVIAPESKLVGQTLVELSIREKYGVNIALIERGKIMIPTPGRDERLFPNDKVLVIGTDNQLALVKELFEGSVDENTEEVSFPKKDMTLQKVVINANSPVYGQSIRSSGIRETTQGLVVGIERKGERILNPDSNMVFENEDVVWIVGNTRKIPELLG; from the coding sequence ATGATACATCTGCCTGTATTAATTACTGATTTAGGCCTCATACTTGCCGCTGCCGGAGTAACTACCCTCCTTTTTAAAAGAATCAAGCAACCCTTGGTTTTAGGCTATATCCTTGCAGGATTGCTGGTTGGCCCGCACATCAAATTTATCCCTACCGTTACAGATAATGAGAGCATCCACATCTGGGCAGAAATTGGAGTAATCTTTTTACTTTTTAGTCTGGGTCTCGAATTTAGTTTTAAAAAACTGGTAAAAGTTGGTGGTTCCGCATCCATAACAGCCATTGTGGAAGTGGTGTTTATGCTGCTGATCGGTTTTGTTGCCGGTAAAGCCATGGGCTGGTCTACCATGGACAGTATATTTCTGGGGGGTATCCTTTCGGTTTCTTCCACGACAATTATCATCAGGGCTTTTGAAGAACTCGGTGTAAAACATAAAAAGTTTGCAGGCCTGGTATTTGGGGTACTTATTGTGGAAGATCTGGTGGCCATCCTCCTTCTCGTACTCTTATCAACGCTGGCCCTAAGTCAACAGTTTGCAGGTGCACAAATGCTCATCTCCATATTAAAGCTGGCTTTCTTCCTGGTGCTATGGTTTATCGGCGGCATATTTTTAGTCCCTACCTTTTTGAAGGCCACTAAAAAACTAATGAATGATGAAACCATGCTTGTGGTATCCATAGCCTTGTGCCTGCTTATGGTACTCCTGGCTGTAAAGGTTGGTTTTTCTCCGGCACTAGGTGCCTTCATTATGGGTTCAATACTTGCAGAGACCACACAGGCAGAGCGTATTGAACATTTGACGAAATCGGTGAAAGACCTCTTCGCAGCAATATTTTTTGTTTCCGTAGGGATGCTGATTGATCCGAAGATCCTGGTGGATTATGCTGTTCCGATTCTGATCATTACGCTGGCCACCATATTGGGTAAATTTTTAAGTTCCGGTATGGGCGCACTGATTTCTGGTCAGCCACTCAAAACCTCCGTCCAAACGGGCTTAAGTCTGGCACAAATTGGTGAGTTTTCTTTCATCATTGCCACTCTTGGCGTATCCCTGAAAGTGACGAGCGATTTTCTTTACCCTATTGCCGTAGCGGTATCAGCCATCACTACCTTTACTACTCCTTATTTAATTAAAGCCTCGGAACCTTTTTATTTCTTTCTGGAACGAAACCTGCCTAAAAAATGGGTCGAGGGACTGAACAGATACAGCTCCAGTACTGCCGGAATTACTACGATGAGCGATTGGAAGATATTGCTCAAATCTTATACTTTTAACATCATTATTCATTCTGTTATTTTAACAGCCATTGTGTTTCTAGGTTACCGGTATCTCCAACCATTTATCACGGCAAACCTCATTGATGGTAATAATGGCATTGTTGTTAGCCTGGTGCTTACTTTAGTGATCATGACCCCATTCCTTTGGGCATTGGCAATCAGACGAATCGAAAGAAAGGCCTACTCTCACCTGTGGCTTAACAAAAAATATACACGGGGACCACTGGTTGCACTGGAAATTCTGCGTATTGCATTGGGCATATTCTTTGTTGGCTTCCTGATTTTCCAGTTTTATAATACCTGGCTGGCAATTGCCATTGCAATAATACTCATTGTTTCAGGGATGTTCATTTTTTCCAGAAAGCTGCAAGGTTTTTACAACCGCCTGGAAAGTCGTTTTTTATTGAACCTCAACGAACGTGAAGCACAGAATAAACAACCCGAGATATTACCATGGGACACCCACCTGGCGGAACTGGTCATCGCCCCTGAGTCCAAGCTGGTTGGACAAACATTGGTTGAACTATCTATCCGTGAAAAATACGGTGTTAATATCGCGCTGATTGAACGCGGCAAAATTATGATCCCCACCCCTGGTCGGGATGAAAGGTTATTTCCTAACGATAAGGTTCTGGTAATTGGTACGGACAACCAACTGGCTTTGGTAAAAGAACTATTTGAAGGTAGTGTGGACGAAAATACGGAAGAAGTGAGTTTCCCTAAGAAGGATATGACCCTGCAAAAAGTGGTCATCAATGCCAATTCCCCTGTTTATGGACAAAGCATCCGAAGTTCCGGGATCAGGGAGACTACGCAAGGGCTGGTTGTTGGTATTGAAAGAAAGGGGGAACGCATTTTGAACCCTGATTCAAATATGGTTTTTGAAAATGAAGATGTTGTCTGGATTGTAGGTAATACCAGAAAAATTCCAGAGCTGCTTGGATAA
- a CDS encoding LysE family transporter — MGYIPPGNINLTVAQLTINRGMRQAWSFILSFSCVEVFFTFGMMRFARWVSSDVNLDANINEVRIGTYIDAFMVILFLIMGTITWVHRNKIPKTKDSNSSKRGSVFYGMLLGILNPVQIPFWLFFGNYVILHEWIRTDYLSLVIFSLGSGIGSALALYGYAHFARYIQEKFALSSYLINKSIAIFLWVLALYLIVKQVVIYLR, encoded by the coding sequence ATGGGCTATATACCACCCGGGAACATTAACCTGACAGTTGCGCAGCTTACCATCAACAGGGGGATGCGTCAGGCCTGGTCGTTTATTCTCTCTTTCTCCTGTGTTGAAGTTTTCTTTACCTTCGGGATGATGCGTTTTGCCCGCTGGGTATCAAGCGATGTAAACCTGGATGCCAATATCAATGAGGTAAGGATAGGTACTTACATAGATGCCTTTATGGTGATCTTGTTCCTGATCATGGGAACCATTACCTGGGTGCACCGTAACAAAATCCCTAAAACTAAAGACAGCAATTCGAGTAAAAGAGGCAGTGTGTTTTACGGGATGTTGCTGGGAATATTAAATCCGGTACAAATTCCATTCTGGCTGTTTTTTGGTAATTATGTGATTTTACACGAATGGATCAGAACAGACTACCTTTCACTGGTTATTTTCAGCTTGGGCTCGGGTATAGGTTCAGCCCTTGCACTTTATGGCTACGCGCATTTTGCTCGCTATATTCAGGAAAAATTTGCACTCAGCAGCTATTTGATCAATAAGTCCATTGCTATATTTCTGTGGGTACTGGCATTATACCTGATCGTTAAACAGGTGGTCATTTATTTGCGATAG
- the uvrA gene encoding excinuclease ABC subunit UvrA, with protein sequence MNKEINKDPHKNIIIKGARVHNLKNIDVAIPKNKLVVITGMSGSGKSSLAFDTLYAEGQRRYVESLSSYARQFMGRMNKPDVDYIKGIAPAIAIEQKVITSNPRSTVGTSTEIYDYLKLLFSRIGKTYSPESGKIVKRDTVTTVVDFISGLGDESVVTIFCPLFPHNNRSVKEELAVLLQKGFLRISYKKKIYKIEDILEDKEFKDFELTDEHTINILIDRIVVNQEEETLSRTADSVQTAFFEGKGDCYIEFDGKLNHFCDRFELDGIRFEEPTPNFFSFNNPYGACKRCEGYGNVIGIDEDLVIPDKSKSVYDNAIAPWRGEKMREWLNHLIRNAEKFDFPIHRPYNELTEKEQKLIWTGNKYFGGLDDFFKELEEQTYKIQYRVMLSRYRGKTICPDCKGSRLRKDASYVKIGNKSIMDVVLMPLATLLGFFENLKLSENEQKISKRLLAEIRNRVLYLNNVGLGYLTLNRLSNTLSGGESQRINLATSLGSSLVGSIYVLDEPSIGLHPRDTSKLIEVLQSLRNVGNTVLVVEHEEEMMKAADHIIDIGPEAGTHGGNLVFSGTYHEIIKDKDSLTGSYLSGVQKIVVPAKRRSWKDHILIKGARENNLKNIDVKIPLGIFTVVSGVSGSGKTSLIKKIFYPALQKAIGNYAGEQTGAYDGIYGNYDLVSQVEMVDQNPIGRSSRSNPVTYVKAWDDIRSLFSGLPAAKAAGLKPAAFSFNVEGGRCDVCQGEGEVKIEMQFMADIYLPCETCGGRRFKQQVLDVTYQDKNVADILDLTIEEAVEFFSNEPKILNKLKPLIDVGLGYVHLGQSSNTLSGGEAQRIKLASFLIKGNSASKTMFIFDEPTTGLHFHDIKKLLIALNTLIEQGNSVLVIEHNMDMIKSADWVIDIGPEGGDKGGNVVFEGRPEELINAKGSYTGEFLKNHFEIVS encoded by the coding sequence ATGAATAAGGAAATCAATAAAGATCCACATAAAAATATCATCATAAAGGGTGCCAGAGTTCACAATCTTAAAAATATAGATGTGGCCATTCCCAAAAATAAGCTTGTAGTAATCACCGGAATGTCTGGTTCCGGCAAATCTTCTCTCGCTTTTGATACCTTATACGCTGAGGGGCAGCGCCGGTATGTTGAGAGTTTATCATCTTATGCCCGGCAGTTTATGGGGCGCATGAATAAACCTGATGTAGATTATATTAAAGGAATAGCGCCTGCTATAGCCATTGAACAAAAAGTGATTACCTCCAATCCACGTTCAACTGTGGGTACCTCAACAGAGATATATGATTACCTGAAACTTCTTTTTTCCCGGATAGGCAAGACTTACTCTCCGGAATCGGGTAAGATTGTTAAAAGAGATACGGTAACTACAGTAGTAGATTTTATATCGGGCTTGGGCGATGAAAGTGTGGTCACTATTTTTTGTCCGCTTTTTCCGCACAACAACAGGTCGGTTAAAGAAGAACTTGCGGTTTTGCTGCAAAAAGGCTTTCTCAGGATTTCTTACAAAAAGAAGATTTATAAGATCGAGGATATTCTGGAAGATAAGGAATTTAAGGATTTTGAACTTACTGATGAGCATACCATCAATATTCTGATTGACAGGATAGTGGTGAACCAGGAGGAGGAAACTTTAAGCCGTACTGCCGATTCTGTTCAGACCGCATTTTTTGAAGGTAAAGGAGATTGTTACATAGAATTTGATGGTAAGCTGAACCATTTTTGCGACAGGTTTGAACTGGATGGGATCCGCTTTGAAGAGCCAACACCTAATTTCTTTAGTTTCAACAATCCTTATGGGGCTTGCAAAAGATGTGAGGGCTATGGTAATGTAATCGGAATAGACGAAGACCTGGTCATCCCTGACAAGAGCAAAAGTGTATACGACAATGCAATTGCACCATGGCGCGGAGAGAAGATGCGTGAATGGTTAAACCACCTGATCAGAAATGCAGAGAAATTTGATTTTCCTATTCACCGGCCTTATAACGAACTTACTGAAAAGGAGCAGAAACTCATCTGGACAGGTAATAAATATTTTGGCGGACTCGATGATTTTTTCAAAGAACTGGAGGAGCAGACCTATAAAATTCAGTATAGGGTAATGTTATCAAGGTACAGAGGCAAAACCATTTGCCCGGATTGCAAGGGCTCGCGGTTGCGTAAAGACGCATCTTATGTAAAGATCGGCAACAAATCGATCATGGATGTGGTGCTTATGCCTTTAGCCACTTTACTTGGTTTCTTTGAAAATCTAAAGCTTTCCGAAAATGAACAGAAAATCTCCAAACGTTTGCTGGCCGAAATTCGGAACAGGGTACTTTATTTGAATAATGTAGGATTAGGCTACCTTACTTTAAACCGTCTTTCCAATACGCTATCCGGTGGGGAGTCGCAGCGTATCAACCTGGCGACTTCTTTAGGCAGCAGTCTGGTCGGGTCTATTTACGTACTCGATGAACCCAGTATAGGTCTTCACCCAAGAGATACCAGTAAACTGATAGAAGTACTGCAATCACTGAGAAATGTGGGTAACACAGTCCTGGTAGTGGAGCATGAGGAGGAAATGATGAAGGCTGCCGATCATATTATTGATATAGGACCCGAAGCAGGAACACATGGTGGAAACCTGGTGTTCAGCGGAACTTATCATGAGATCATAAAGGATAAAGACAGCTTAACCGGCAGCTATCTCTCTGGAGTGCAAAAAATAGTTGTCCCTGCAAAACGCAGAAGCTGGAAAGACCACATATTGATAAAGGGTGCACGAGAAAATAATCTTAAAAATATAGATGTAAAAATTCCTCTGGGCATATTTACTGTGGTTAGTGGGGTTTCTGGATCAGGAAAAACCAGTTTGATCAAGAAGATATTTTATCCTGCTTTGCAAAAGGCTATAGGTAACTATGCGGGTGAGCAGACCGGTGCTTATGATGGCATTTACGGCAATTACGACTTGGTGAGCCAGGTAGAGATGGTTGATCAGAACCCGATAGGCCGCTCATCCCGTTCAAATCCTGTAACCTATGTGAAGGCCTGGGACGATATCAGGTCTCTTTTTTCAGGATTGCCTGCAGCTAAGGCCGCTGGACTTAAACCAGCGGCATTCTCTTTCAACGTAGAGGGCGGCCGTTGTGACGTTTGTCAGGGCGAAGGGGAGGTAAAGATCGAAATGCAGTTTATGGCCGATATCTATTTGCCATGCGAAACCTGCGGTGGCCGCAGGTTTAAACAACAGGTGCTGGATGTAACTTATCAGGATAAGAATGTTGCCGATATTCTGGACCTTACTATAGAAGAGGCGGTTGAGTTTTTTAGCAATGAACCTAAGATCTTAAATAAGCTAAAGCCCCTGATAGATGTAGGCCTTGGTTATGTGCACCTGGGGCAGTCGTCCAACACCCTTTCTGGTGGTGAAGCGCAGCGTATTAAGCTGGCATCCTTTTTAATTAAAGGTAACAGCGCCAGTAAAACCATGTTTATTTTTGATGAACCCACTACTGGTCTTCATTTTCACGATATTAAAAAACTATTGATTGCTTTGAATACCTTAATTGAACAAGGAAACTCTGTGCTGGTAATAGAACACAATATGGATATGATCAAATCGGCCGACTGGGTGATTGACATTGGCCCGGAGGGTGGCGATAAAGGCGGCAACGTGGTTTTTGAAGGGAGACCTGAAGAGTTGATAAATGCAAAAGGTTCCTATACGGGTGAGTTTTTAAAAAACCATTTTGAAATAGTATCTTAG
- a CDS encoding RNA polymerase sigma factor — MKLQQYSDQELVKLYLTGNEAVLEELLKRHKSKIYTSIYLLVKDQYLAEDIFQDAFIKVINTLRSGRYNEEGKFLPWVMRIAHNLVIDYFRREKRAPVITSADGTDVFNLLQFHEESAEDKMLREQTHFDLRAMIHLLPDDQKEVLIMRHYADLSFKEIADLTDVSINTALGRMRYALNNLRKMMKVKEIS; from the coding sequence ATGAAACTACAGCAATATAGTGACCAAGAATTGGTGAAGTTATACCTTACCGGTAATGAAGCGGTTTTGGAAGAACTTCTGAAAAGACATAAGTCAAAAATTTATACCTCAATATATCTATTGGTGAAAGATCAATACCTGGCCGAAGATATATTTCAGGATGCCTTTATTAAAGTAATCAACACCCTCCGATCAGGCCGTTACAATGAAGAAGGCAAGTTTCTGCCCTGGGTAATGCGTATTGCACACAACCTGGTTATCGATTACTTCAGACGTGAGAAAAGAGCCCCCGTAATTACAAGCGCCGATGGCACAGATGTTTTCAATTTGCTTCAGTTTCACGAAGAAAGTGCAGAAGATAAAATGCTAAGGGAGCAAACACATTTTGATCTGAGGGCTATGATCCATTTACTGCCCGATGACCAGAAAGAAGTACTGATCATGCGTCATTATGCCGACCTGAGCTTTAAGGAAATTGCTGACCTAACTGATGTAAGCATAAACACGGCATTGGGACGTATGCGTTATGCCTTAAATAACCTGCGTAAAATGATGAAAGTGAAGGAAATCTCTTAA